One part of the Streptomyces lydicus genome encodes these proteins:
- a CDS encoding solute symporter family protein, producing the protein MTGDHQTLALVLFSGFIAVTLAITTWVSRRRRGSAEEFYAGGRLFSPMENGFAIAGDYMSAASFLGISGLIALFGYDGMLYLVGFLVAWLLVLFLVAELVRNCGRFTLADVVAARMRERPVRRAVGAASVTVSVLYLVAQMVGAGSLVSLLLGDAGAQARTWMVIGVGALMVFYVAFGGMRATTWIQIVKAVLLLGGALALTTLVVLRFHGDANALLKTAAERSGHGKDFLAPGLKYGGDWTARLDFISLGLALVLGTGGLPHILSRFYTVPTARAARRSAVWAIGLIGGFYLMTIVLGFGAAAVLGSDAVRASNTGGNTAVPLLALDLGGGAGSTGGTVLFAVVAAVAFATILAVVAGLTLASSASVAHDLYASLRRPRAEERGARRSEVAVARIAAVAVGAAAIGLALLARNLNVAFLVGLAFAVAASANLPALLYALFWRRFTTRGAVWSVYGGLIPALTLVALSPVVSGSPDALFPGQDFAVFPLANPGVVSIPLGFLMGWLGTVLSPEAADAARHAETEVRALTGAGAA; encoded by the coding sequence GTGACCGGCGACCACCAGACCCTCGCGCTGGTCCTGTTCAGCGGGTTCATCGCGGTCACGCTCGCGATCACCACCTGGGTGAGCCGCCGCCGGCGGGGCTCCGCCGAGGAGTTCTACGCCGGCGGCCGGCTCTTCTCGCCCATGGAGAATGGTTTCGCCATCGCGGGCGACTACATGTCCGCCGCGTCCTTCCTCGGCATCTCCGGACTCATCGCCCTCTTCGGCTACGACGGCATGCTGTACCTGGTCGGCTTCCTCGTCGCCTGGCTCCTCGTGCTCTTCCTCGTCGCCGAACTGGTCCGCAACTGCGGACGGTTCACGCTGGCCGATGTGGTCGCCGCACGGATGCGGGAGCGCCCCGTCCGACGCGCGGTGGGCGCGGCGTCGGTCACCGTGTCCGTGCTCTATCTGGTGGCCCAGATGGTCGGCGCCGGCAGCCTGGTGTCGCTGCTCCTCGGTGACGCGGGGGCGCAGGCCCGTACCTGGATGGTGATCGGGGTGGGCGCCTTGATGGTGTTCTACGTCGCCTTCGGCGGTATGCGGGCCACGACCTGGATCCAGATCGTCAAGGCCGTGCTCCTCCTGGGCGGCGCCCTCGCCCTGACCACGCTGGTGGTGCTCCGTTTCCACGGCGATGCCAACGCGCTGCTGAAAACCGCCGCCGAACGCAGCGGCCACGGAAAGGACTTCCTCGCACCGGGCCTCAAATACGGCGGCGACTGGACCGCGCGGCTCGACTTCATCAGCCTCGGGCTCGCGCTCGTCCTGGGGACCGGCGGGCTGCCGCACATCCTGTCCCGCTTCTACACCGTTCCCACGGCGCGTGCCGCCCGTCGGTCCGCCGTCTGGGCCATCGGACTGATCGGCGGCTTCTACCTGATGACCATCGTGCTCGGCTTCGGCGCGGCCGCCGTACTGGGCAGCGACGCCGTCCGCGCGTCCAACACGGGCGGCAACACCGCGGTACCGCTGCTCGCCCTCGACCTGGGCGGCGGCGCCGGTTCGACCGGCGGAACGGTGCTGTTCGCCGTGGTGGCCGCGGTCGCCTTCGCCACCATCCTGGCCGTGGTCGCCGGCCTCACGCTCGCCTCGTCCGCGTCCGTCGCCCACGACCTGTACGCCTCGCTGCGGCGCCCGCGCGCCGAGGAGCGGGGCGCCCGGCGCAGTGAGGTGGCCGTGGCCCGCATCGCCGCGGTGGCCGTCGGCGCGGCCGCCATCGGCCTGGCCCTGCTCGCCCGGAACCTGAACGTCGCCTTCCTGGTGGGCCTGGCCTTCGCCGTCGCCGCGTCGGCCAACCTCCCGGCCCTCCTGTACGCCCTGTTCTGGCGGCGCTTCACCACCAGGGGCGCGGTGTGGTCCGTGTACGGCGGCCTGATCCCGGCGCTCACCCTGGTCGCCCTCTCACCGGTGGTCTCCGGCAGCCCGGATGCGCTCTTCCCGGGGCAGGACTTCGCGGTCTTCCCGCTCGCCAACCCGGGGGTGGTGTCGATCCCGCTGGGCTTCCTGATGGGCTGGCTGGGCACGGTGCTGTCCCCGGAGGCGGCGGACGCGGCGCGGCATGCGGAGACGGAGGTACGGGCGCTCACCGGGGCCGGCGCGGCCTGA
- a CDS encoding DUF485 domain-containing protein, which yields MDKQDGRSAGEPGAVRLDDPWYDTLASGWGQARDAAEPAGEGARTPAAPPRAQPRSATHDEIYLAVQRSGAFQEVRRRYRRFVVPATAAFLAWYLAYVGAAVAAPGLMARPVAGALNVAMLAGLGQFATTFLLTWAYARHARLRRDRVALDIRWETQELTGGNAR from the coding sequence GTGGACAAGCAGGACGGCCGCTCGGCCGGTGAGCCAGGGGCCGTACGGCTCGACGACCCCTGGTACGACACCCTCGCCTCCGGGTGGGGCCAGGCGCGGGACGCCGCGGAGCCGGCGGGCGAGGGGGCCCGTACACCGGCGGCCCCGCCCCGGGCGCAACCACGGTCCGCGACCCACGACGAGATCTATCTGGCGGTGCAGCGCAGCGGGGCCTTCCAGGAGGTGCGGCGGCGCTACCGGCGGTTCGTCGTGCCCGCCACGGCGGCCTTCCTGGCCTGGTACCTGGCCTACGTGGGCGCGGCGGTCGCCGCACCGGGCCTGATGGCCCGGCCCGTCGCGGGGGCCCTGAACGTGGCGATGCTCGCCGGGCTCGGCCAGTTCGCCACCACGTTCCTGCTCACCTGGGCGTACGCCCGCCACGCGCGGCTGCGCCGGGACCGTGTGGCGCTCGACATCCGCTGGGAGACCCAGGAGCTGACCGGGGGGAACGCCCGGTGA
- a CDS encoding response regulator transcription factor, whose product MTARVVVADDQTVVREGIVMLLGLLPDIEVVGSAADGEEAVRLVAECAPDVVLMDLRMPRCDGVEATRRIRADHPGTQVVVLTTYADDDDLFPALRAGARGYLTKDADGDEIARAVAGVLSGEAGLSPQIQRRLLERVTEPVRAVPPPPDEPPDGLTAREVEVLRLVAEGQSNPEIARTLHVSTATVKTHINNLFAKAGLRDRAQAIRYAYRHGLAQPPG is encoded by the coding sequence ATGACGGCGCGCGTCGTGGTGGCCGACGACCAGACGGTGGTGCGCGAGGGAATCGTGATGCTGCTGGGGCTGTTGCCGGACATCGAGGTCGTCGGATCGGCCGCGGACGGCGAGGAGGCGGTCCGTCTGGTGGCCGAATGCGCCCCGGACGTCGTCCTGATGGACCTGCGCATGCCGCGCTGCGACGGGGTGGAGGCCACCCGCCGGATCCGCGCCGACCACCCCGGCACCCAGGTCGTGGTGCTCACCACCTACGCCGACGACGACGACCTCTTCCCCGCCCTGCGGGCCGGCGCCCGCGGCTACCTGACCAAGGACGCGGACGGCGACGAGATCGCCCGAGCCGTCGCCGGCGTGCTCTCCGGGGAGGCCGGCCTCTCGCCGCAGATCCAGCGCAGGCTCCTGGAGCGCGTCACGGAGCCCGTGAGAGCCGTGCCGCCACCGCCGGACGAGCCGCCGGACGGGCTGACCGCCCGCGAGGTGGAGGTGCTGCGGCTGGTCGCCGAGGGCCAGTCCAACCCGGAGATCGCCCGCACGCTGCACGTCTCCACCGCGACCGTGAAGACCCACATCAACAACCTCTTCGCCAAAGCGGGGCTGCGGGACCGCGCCCAGGCCATCCGCTACGCCTACCGCCACGGCCTCGCACAGCCACCCGGATAA
- a CDS encoding sensor histidine kinase: MPLNSWTSWPLREALSRAGVSGARLWIGRSMRILVVAGLVWSTLVGPGFRGWSLVAALAGTALVLLAFRGFFRMTLARRLWPSVALFAVLEAAAFGFQHAGAHAPAIVLWCACAITAMERLPLSAAVPCSAAALGAYAVVNTDNWLTTVATTGGLALAGYVIRLDAEARGNAHRLLAQERAARKAEAESAALTERGRIAREIHDVLAHSLSAQLVHLEAARLLIQRSTDLEADREQLLERVVACRGMAREGLDGTREALSALRGEMIPIEDFLRRLTAAEGVRLDVTGEARALPAEAGLAVRRVAQEALTNVRKHARGARVHVRLEYADEEVGLEVRDSGGREPAGELAGSGSGYGLLGMRERAELLGGTLESGPDEEGFVVRLRVPA, encoded by the coding sequence GTGCCGCTGAACTCCTGGACGAGCTGGCCCTTGAGGGAGGCGCTGTCCCGGGCTGGCGTCAGCGGCGCCCGGCTGTGGATCGGCCGGTCGATGCGCATCCTGGTGGTCGCGGGACTGGTGTGGTCCACCCTGGTGGGGCCGGGCTTCCGCGGCTGGTCCCTGGTGGCGGCGCTCGCCGGAACGGCCCTCGTACTGCTGGCGTTCCGCGGCTTCTTCCGGATGACGCTGGCACGCCGTCTGTGGCCGTCCGTCGCGCTGTTCGCCGTACTGGAGGCGGCGGCCTTCGGATTCCAGCACGCCGGGGCGCACGCGCCCGCGATCGTCCTGTGGTGCGCCTGCGCCATCACCGCCATGGAGCGGTTGCCGCTGAGCGCCGCCGTACCGTGCTCCGCCGCCGCCCTCGGGGCCTACGCCGTGGTGAACACCGACAACTGGCTGACGACGGTGGCCACCACCGGGGGGCTGGCGCTGGCCGGCTACGTCATCCGGCTGGACGCGGAGGCGCGCGGCAATGCCCATCGGCTGCTGGCCCAGGAACGCGCGGCCCGCAAGGCGGAGGCGGAATCGGCGGCGCTGACCGAGCGGGGGCGGATCGCACGCGAGATCCACGATGTCCTCGCCCACAGCCTCAGCGCCCAGTTGGTGCACCTGGAGGCGGCGCGGTTGCTGATCCAGCGCAGCACCGACCTGGAGGCGGACCGCGAACAGCTTCTGGAGCGGGTGGTCGCGTGCCGCGGAATGGCCCGTGAAGGGCTTGACGGCACCCGTGAGGCCCTTTCGGCCCTGCGCGGGGAGATGATCCCGATCGAGGACTTCCTGCGCCGTCTGACGGCCGCTGAGGGCGTTCGCCTCGATGTCACCGGAGAGGCTCGCGCGCTGCCGGCCGAGGCCGGCCTCGCGGTCCGCAGGGTGGCCCAGGAGGCGCTGACCAACGTACGCAAGCACGCCCGGGGAGCCCGGGTGCACGTCCGGCTGGAGTACGCGGACGAGGAGGTGGGCCTGGAGGTGCGCGACTCCGGCGGCCGCGAACCGGCCGGTGAGCTGGCCGGGAGCGGTTCCGGGTACGGTCTGCTCGGGATGCGGGAGCGCGCCGAACTCCTCGGCGGAACGCTGGAGTCCGGCCCCGATGAGGAGGGTTTCGTGGTGCGGTTGCGGGTGCCCGCATGA
- a CDS encoding DUF1453 family protein, whose protein sequence is MSGLLNIVVIVAAVAFVFIRQFQAQRLTAEGRKWWLIPAVLTFLAVRQPGLLDPHHTTASVVLLGAELLTALACGAGWAWTTRIWTDPDGEVWTKGSWAAAGVWLGAMALRAGLMGIGALLGVHQGSAAIMLGVAAMLLTRSGVTTWRAQGMRQTYRVPVAG, encoded by the coding sequence ATGAGCGGCCTGCTCAACATCGTTGTGATCGTCGCGGCTGTCGCGTTCGTGTTCATCCGGCAGTTCCAGGCGCAGCGCCTCACCGCCGAGGGCCGGAAGTGGTGGCTGATCCCCGCCGTTCTGACGTTCCTGGCGGTGCGGCAGCCCGGTCTCCTGGACCCCCACCACACGACGGCCTCCGTGGTCCTGCTCGGTGCCGAGCTCCTGACCGCCCTGGCCTGCGGCGCCGGGTGGGCCTGGACGACGCGGATATGGACGGACCCGGACGGCGAGGTGTGGACCAAGGGCAGCTGGGCGGCGGCCGGCGTCTGGCTGGGCGCGATGGCGCTGCGGGCCGGCCTCATGGGGATCGGCGCGCTCCTGGGCGTCCACCAGGGCAGCGCCGCGATCATGCTCGGCGTCGCGGCGATGCTGCTGACCCGGTCCGGTGTCACCACCTGGCGGGCCCAGGGCATGCGGCAGACGTACCGTGTTCCTGTCGCTGGATGA
- a CDS encoding DNA gyrase/topoisomerase IV subunit B, with translation MTAEMSVPSTAVLTGADRDGSNYTARHLLVLEGLEAVRKRPGMYIGSTDSRGLMHCLWEIIDNSVDEALGGYCDHIEVILHDDGSVEVRDNGRGIPVDVEPKTGLSGVEVVMTKLHAGGKFGGGSYAASGGLHGVGASVVNALSARLDVEVDRSSKTHAISFRRGVPGIFTESGPDAPFDPGNGLIKGKRIAKTKTGTRVRYWADRQIFLKDAKLSLETLHARARQTAFLVPGLTLVVRDERGIDGAGKTEETFRYDGGISEFCEYLAQDKAVCDVLRLTGQGTFKETVPVLDDRGHMTPTEVTRELGVDIALRWGTGYDSTVRSFVNIIATPKGGTHVSGFERAVAKTVNEVLRSSKLLRVAEDDVVKDDAMEGLTAVVTVRLAEPQFEGQTKEVLGTSAASRIVAQVVSRELKAFLTSTKRDDKQQARAVLEKIVAAARTRIAARQHKEAQRRKTALESSSLPAKLADCRSDDVDRSELFIVEGDSALGTAKLARSSEFQALLPIRGKILNVQKASVSDMLKNAECGAIIQVIGAGSGRTFDIDAARYGKVIFLADADVDGAHIRILLLTLFQRYMRPMVEQGRVFSAVPPLHRVELTNPKKGQDKYIYTYSDNELRQTLLELQAKKIRYKDSIQRYKGLGEMDADQLAETTMDPRHRTLRRINISDLDAAEKAFDLLMGNEVAPRKEFITNSAATLDRSRIDT, from the coding sequence GTGACCGCCGAGATGTCCGTGCCGTCCACCGCAGTGCTGACCGGGGCAGACCGGGACGGGTCCAACTACACCGCGCGGCATCTGCTCGTCCTCGAGGGCCTCGAGGCCGTCCGCAAGCGCCCCGGCATGTACATCGGCTCGACGGACAGTCGCGGCCTGATGCACTGCCTGTGGGAAATCATCGACAACTCCGTCGACGAGGCCCTGGGCGGCTACTGCGATCACATCGAGGTGATCCTCCACGACGACGGGTCGGTGGAGGTCCGCGACAACGGTCGCGGCATCCCCGTCGATGTCGAGCCCAAGACCGGCCTGAGCGGCGTCGAGGTCGTGATGACCAAGCTGCACGCCGGCGGAAAGTTCGGCGGCGGCTCGTACGCGGCCTCCGGCGGTCTGCACGGTGTGGGTGCCTCCGTCGTCAACGCCCTCTCCGCGCGGCTCGACGTCGAGGTCGACCGCAGCAGCAAGACGCACGCGATCAGTTTCCGCCGCGGCGTCCCCGGGATCTTCACCGAATCGGGCCCCGACGCCCCGTTCGACCCGGGCAACGGCCTGATCAAGGGCAAGCGGATCGCCAAGACCAAGACCGGCACCCGGGTGCGCTACTGGGCCGACCGGCAGATCTTCCTCAAGGACGCCAAGCTCTCCCTGGAGACGCTGCACGCCCGCGCCCGGCAGACAGCCTTCCTCGTGCCGGGGCTGACCCTCGTCGTCCGCGACGAGCGCGGCATCGACGGTGCCGGCAAGACCGAGGAGACCTTCCGCTACGACGGCGGCATCAGCGAGTTCTGCGAGTACCTGGCGCAGGACAAGGCCGTCTGCGACGTCCTGCGGCTGACCGGCCAGGGCACCTTCAAGGAGACCGTCCCGGTCCTCGACGACCGTGGGCACATGACACCGACCGAAGTCACCCGGGAACTGGGCGTCGACATCGCGCTGCGCTGGGGCACCGGCTACGACTCCACGGTCAGGTCGTTCGTCAACATCATCGCCACCCCCAAGGGCGGCACCCACGTTTCCGGCTTCGAGCGGGCGGTCGCCAAGACCGTCAACGAGGTCCTGCGGTCGAGCAAGCTGCTCAGGGTCGCCGAGGACGACGTCGTCAAGGACGACGCCATGGAGGGTCTCACCGCGGTGGTGACCGTCCGGCTCGCGGAGCCGCAGTTCGAGGGCCAGACCAAGGAGGTGCTGGGCACCTCCGCGGCTTCCCGGATCGTCGCCCAGGTGGTGAGCCGGGAGCTGAAGGCGTTCCTGACCTCGACGAAGCGGGACGACAAGCAGCAGGCGCGCGCCGTCCTGGAGAAGATCGTCGCCGCGGCCCGTACGCGCATCGCCGCCCGCCAGCACAAGGAGGCCCAGCGGCGGAAGACGGCGCTGGAGTCCTCCTCGCTGCCGGCCAAGCTGGCGGACTGCCGCAGCGACGACGTCGACCGCAGCGAACTCTTCATCGTCGAGGGTGACTCGGCACTGGGCACCGCGAAGCTGGCGCGGAGTTCGGAATTCCAGGCGCTGCTGCCGATCCGCGGCAAGATCCTGAATGTCCAGAAGGCATCGGTCTCGGACATGCTCAAGAACGCCGAGTGCGGCGCCATCATCCAGGTCATAGGGGCCGGATCCGGCCGCACCTTCGACATCGACGCCGCCCGCTACGGCAAGGTCATCTTCCTTGCCGACGCGGACGTCGACGGTGCCCACATCCGCATCCTGCTGCTGACCCTCTTCCAGCGCTACATGCGGCCGATGGTCGAGCAGGGCCGGGTCTTCTCCGCCGTCCCGCCGCTGCACCGCGTCGAACTGACGAATCCCAAAAAGGGCCAGGACAAGTACATCTACACCTACTCGGACAACGAACTGCGCCAGACGCTGCTCGAACTCCAGGCCAAGAAGATCCGCTACAAGGACAGCATCCAGCGCTACAAGGGCCTCGGTGAGATGGACGCCGACCAGCTCGCGGAGACGACGATGGACCCGCGCCACCGCACCCTGCGCCGGATCAACATCAGCGACCTCGACGCGGCCGAGAAGGCGTTCGACCTCCTGATGGGCAACGAAGTGGCGCCCCGTAAGGAGTTCATCACCAACTCCGCCGCCACTCTGGACCGTTCGCGCATCGACACCTGA
- a CDS encoding DUF7455 domain-containing protein produces MTTVLTPASPLTAADRCDRCGAQAYLRVVLMSGGELLFCAHHGRKFEPELKKIAAEIQDETERLTAPPASASDEER; encoded by the coding sequence GTGACTACTGTTCTGACACCCGCGAGCCCGCTGACGGCCGCTGACCGCTGCGACCGCTGCGGCGCCCAGGCATACCTGCGCGTCGTCCTGATGTCCGGCGGAGAACTGCTCTTCTGCGCCCACCACGGTCGCAAGTTCGAGCCAGAACTCAAGAAGATCGCCGCGGAAATACAGGACGAGACGGAGCGGCTGACCGCCCCTCCGGCGTCTGCGTCCGACGAGGAACGCTGA
- a CDS encoding serine protease, with translation MRRSARAACGALALVLALPASAVADESVIGGKPAQLSQSPWAVALASHDRFGAQRSGQFCGGVLVGHSTVVTAAHCLSKEVLGVPWQQVKDLRIVVGRDNLTGGGGQELKPAKIWVNPRYDRWTNEGDMAVLTLERPVPNRPIPIAGLRDAAYRPGGRATVYGWGDTTGAGRYATRLRSAHVNVLRDAICTRAYPGTADGTYRSRSMLCAGEPDGGRDACQGDSGGPLVVRGRLVGLVSWGTGCGQAGNPGVYTRASALLPAVAAHGAG, from the coding sequence ATGCGTCGGAGCGCACGCGCCGCTTGTGGAGCCCTCGCGCTGGTCCTTGCGCTGCCGGCGTCGGCGGTGGCGGACGAATCGGTGATCGGCGGAAAGCCCGCCCAGCTGTCCCAGAGCCCCTGGGCGGTGGCCCTGGCCTCCCACGACCGCTTCGGGGCCCAGCGGTCCGGACAGTTCTGCGGCGGGGTGCTCGTCGGGCACTCCACGGTGGTCACCGCCGCGCACTGCCTGAGCAAGGAGGTGCTGGGCGTCCCGTGGCAGCAGGTGAAGGACCTGCGGATCGTCGTCGGCCGGGACAATCTGACCGGTGGTGGTGGCCAGGAGCTGAAGCCGGCCAAGATCTGGGTGAATCCCCGCTATGACAGGTGGACGAACGAGGGCGACATGGCCGTCCTCACGCTCGAAAGGCCCGTCCCGAACCGACCCATCCCCATAGCGGGACTGCGTGACGCCGCCTACCGGCCGGGCGGCCGGGCCACGGTCTACGGCTGGGGCGACACCACCGGCGCGGGTCGCTATGCGACACGGCTACGGTCCGCGCACGTCAATGTGCTGCGCGACGCCATCTGCACGCGGGCCTATCCGGGAACCGCGGACGGCACCTACCGGTCCCGGTCGATGCTGTGCGCGGGGGAGCCGGACGGGGGCCGGGACGCCTGCCAGGGGGACAGCGGCGGGCCGCTGGTCGTGCGCGGGCGACTGGTGGGGCTGGTGTCCTGGGGGACCGGCTGCGGGCAGGCAGGCAATCCCGGGGTGTACACGCGGGCCTCGGCCCTGCTCCCGGCGGTGGCGGCACATGGGGCCGGCTGA
- a CDS encoding RNA polymerase sigma factor, with protein sequence MSASTSRTLPPEIAESESVMALIERGKADGQIAGDDVRRAFEADQIPPTQWKNVLRSLNQILDEEGVTLMVSAAEAPKRTRKSVAAKSPAKRTATKTVAAKTATVKKTTAAAPAPVADPTAGESESAPAKKAAAKKTTAKKTVAKKTTAKKATAKKTASKKDVDELLDEDVVEETPTPGKDAPEAAEGAENAGFVLSDDDEDDAPAQQVAAAGATADPVKDYLKQIGKVPLLNAEQEVELAKRIEAGLFAEDKLANSDKLAPKLKRELEIIAEDGRRAKNHLLEANLRLVVSLAKRYTGRGMLFLDLIQEGNLGLIRAVEKFDYTKGYKFSTYATWWIRQAITRAMADQARTIRIPVHMVEVINKLARVQRQMLQDLGREPTPEELAKELDMTPEKVIEVQKYGREPISLHTPLGEDGDSEFGDLIEDSEAVVPADAVSFTLLQEQLHSVLDTLSEREAGVVSMRFGLTDGQPKTLDEIGKVYGVTRERIRQIESKTMSKLRHPSRSQVLRDYLD encoded by the coding sequence GTGTCGGCCAGCACATCCCGTACGCTCCCGCCGGAGATCGCCGAGTCCGAGTCTGTGATGGCGCTCATCGAGCGGGGAAAGGCAGATGGGCAGATCGCCGGCGATGACGTGCGTCGGGCCTTCGAGGCTGACCAGATTCCGCCAACCCAGTGGAAGAACGTTCTGCGCAGCCTCAACCAGATCCTCGACGAGGAGGGTGTGACGCTGATGGTCAGTGCCGCAGAGGCGCCCAAGCGCACCCGCAAGAGCGTCGCAGCGAAGAGTCCGGCGAAGCGCACCGCCACCAAGACCGTCGCGGCCAAGACCGCCACGGTCAAGAAGACCACCGCCGCCGCCCCCGCCCCCGTGGCGGACCCGACGGCCGGTGAGTCCGAGTCCGCGCCTGCGAAGAAGGCAGCGGCGAAGAAGACGACCGCCAAGAAGACGGTCGCGAAGAAGACCACGGCCAAGAAGGCCACCGCGAAGAAGACCGCGTCCAAGAAGGACGTCGACGAGCTGCTCGACGAGGACGTGGTCGAGGAGACCCCGACCCCCGGCAAGGACGCTCCCGAGGCCGCCGAGGGCGCCGAGAACGCCGGCTTCGTGCTGTCCGACGACGACGAGGACGACGCCCCGGCGCAGCAGGTCGCCGCGGCCGGCGCCACGGCCGACCCGGTCAAGGACTACCTCAAGCAGATCGGCAAGGTCCCGCTGCTCAACGCCGAGCAGGAGGTCGAGCTCGCCAAGCGCATCGAGGCGGGTCTGTTCGCCGAGGACAAGCTGGCGAACTCCGACAAGCTCGCCCCCAAGCTCAAGCGTGAGCTGGAGATCATCGCCGAGGACGGCCGGCGGGCCAAGAACCACCTGCTGGAGGCCAACCTCCGACTGGTCGTCTCCCTGGCCAAGCGCTACACCGGCCGCGGCATGCTCTTCCTGGACCTGATCCAGGAGGGCAACCTCGGTCTGATCCGCGCGGTCGAGAAGTTCGACTACACCAAGGGCTACAAGTTCTCGACCTACGCGACGTGGTGGATCCGCCAGGCCATCACCCGCGCCATGGCCGACCAGGCCCGCACCATCCGTATCCCCGTCCACATGGTCGAGGTCATCAACAAGCTGGCCCGCGTCCAGCGCCAGATGCTCCAGGACCTGGGCCGCGAGCCCACCCCGGAGGAGCTGGCCAAGGAACTCGACATGACCCCCGAGAAGGTCATCGAGGTCCAGAAGTACGGCCGCGAGCCGATTTCGCTGCACACCCCGCTGGGCGAGGACGGCGACAGCGAGTTCGGTGACCTCATCGAGGACTCCGAGGCGGTCGTCCCGGCCGACGCGGTCAGCTTCACCCTCCTGCAGGAGCAGCTGCACTCGGTGCTGGACACCCTCTCCGAGCGCGAGGCCGGCGTGGTCTCCATGCGCTTCGGCCTCACGGACGGCCAGCCCAAGACGCTCGACGAGATCGGCAAGGTCTACGGCGTCACGCGTGAGCGGATTCGTCAGATCGAGTCGAAGACGATGTCCAAGCTGCGTCACCCGTCCCGCTCCCAGGTGCTGCGCGACTACCTCGACTAG
- a CDS encoding FadR/GntR family transcriptional regulator, which produces MSTLAHTMMTAARPGDTGLAGPGELDRYPYANAANAANANNAAGPDRAERVSQVWDSPEADIGRVGRRAAGSRGRGLHGQLVQQLGQMIVSGDLGADRPLVPEEIGQRFEVSRTVVRESLRVLEAKGLVSARPNVGTRVRPVSDWNLLDPDIIEWRAYGPQRDDQRRELCELRWTIEPLAARLAAGHGREDIQQRLADMVEIMGHSAAQGDTMTFSRADAEFHSLLLQLAGNRMLEHLSGIVSAALHVSGGPGGGCERPVDTSVGQHMRVVDAIGAADAPAAESAMRQLLAAHSEGAGQGPGTPVDHVVPAPREH; this is translated from the coding sequence GTGAGTACCCTTGCGCACACCATGATGACCGCGGCTCGCCCCGGCGACACCGGCCTCGCAGGCCCGGGCGAGCTTGACCGCTACCCCTACGCGAACGCCGCCAACGCTGCGAACGCAAACAACGCAGCCGGCCCGGACCGCGCCGAGCGTGTTTCGCAGGTCTGGGACAGCCCGGAAGCAGATATCGGCAGGGTCGGTCGACGCGCGGCGGGCAGCCGTGGCCGTGGACTGCACGGACAACTCGTCCAGCAGCTGGGCCAGATGATCGTCTCCGGCGATCTCGGCGCCGACCGCCCGCTCGTCCCCGAGGAGATCGGCCAGCGCTTCGAGGTCTCCCGCACCGTCGTCCGCGAGTCGCTGCGCGTCCTGGAGGCCAAGGGCCTCGTCAGTGCGCGCCCCAACGTGGGCACCCGGGTGCGCCCGGTCAGCGACTGGAACCTCCTCGACCCCGACATCATCGAATGGCGCGCCTACGGGCCGCAGCGCGACGACCAGCGCCGGGAGCTGTGCGAGCTGCGCTGGACCATCGAGCCGCTGGCCGCCCGGCTCGCCGCCGGGCACGGCCGCGAGGACATCCAGCAGCGGCTCGCCGACATGGTCGAGATCATGGGCCACTCCGCCGCCCAGGGCGACACCATGACCTTCTCCCGCGCCGACGCCGAGTTCCACTCGCTGCTGCTGCAGCTCGCCGGCAACCGGATGCTCGAGCACCTCTCGGGCATCGTCTCCGCCGCCCTGCACGTCTCGGGCGGTCCCGGAGGCGGCTGCGAGCGGCCCGTCGACACGTCCGTGGGCCAGCACATGCGGGTCGTCGACGCCATCGGCGCCGCCGACGCCCCGGCGGCCGAATCGGCGATGCGCCAGCTCCTCGCCGCCCACAGCGAGGGCGCCGGCCAGGGCCCCGGGACGCCCGTGGACCACGTCGTCCCCGCGCCCCGCGAGCACTGA